One Solibacillus sp. R5-41 DNA segment encodes these proteins:
- a CDS encoding DUF4272 domain-containing protein yields MKYFTIFASKNDIEDIEYGILDVFAKGFRIKSNENEYYIQSKRLFNKDKMTIRVSSEDTEPDYFEKNIPGMMGFYDEIPFEDEQLKGLVLTQISVLNTMIAIELEKDMNEELQQLFTNLLAQIGGIGFLPNGTLLDQEGLVIVYPDGKSGPAHFRPQSCTRKIMGPEVTSEEGEQRKNKTIVYLNEHEIPFIKSLPQLLPLAQYPFRTQEDIAKRAVALLIVIQYACDVVHEGDIHKSKDFFMTMLQKYGVEDFLTDNERNFLQAKEPNEQEAGDITWQYEAYWVLIWALGIVDTLDFPEDICNCQYAIQVVSSCESFEQFYGTTAMRNKEEIVDEADKIYRLHWACVNSRIQGQEAPANIDERIVTERRRGLFWMLGHRDEEWDYISMDT; encoded by the coding sequence TTGAAGTATTTCACAATATTTGCTTCTAAAAACGATATTGAAGATATTGAATATGGGATTTTAGATGTTTTTGCAAAAGGTTTTCGAATTAAGAGTAATGAAAATGAATATTATATCCAGTCCAAAAGGCTTTTTAACAAAGATAAGATGACGATAAGGGTCAGTTCGGAAGATACAGAACCAGATTATTTCGAGAAAAATATACCTGGGATGATGGGGTTCTATGATGAAATTCCTTTTGAAGATGAGCAACTTAAAGGGCTAGTTTTAACACAAATATCTGTGTTAAATACGATGATTGCCATCGAATTGGAGAAGGATATGAATGAAGAACTGCAGCAGTTATTTACGAACCTGCTCGCACAAATAGGCGGGATTGGCTTTTTGCCAAACGGTACTTTGCTCGATCAAGAAGGGCTTGTTATAGTTTACCCTGATGGGAAATCGGGACCTGCTCATTTCAGACCTCAAAGTTGTACAAGAAAAATAATGGGACCTGAAGTTACATCAGAAGAAGGGGAACAAAGAAAAAACAAAACCATTGTGTATTTAAATGAACATGAGATTCCATTTATTAAATCACTCCCACAGCTCCTACCATTAGCGCAATATCCGTTTAGAACACAGGAAGATATCGCAAAAAGAGCTGTCGCATTGTTAATTGTTATTCAATACGCTTGCGATGTCGTGCATGAGGGAGATATACATAAATCGAAAGACTTCTTCATGACGATGCTGCAGAAATATGGTGTGGAAGATTTCCTAACTGATAATGAACGGAACTTTTTACAAGCTAAAGAACCAAATGAGCAAGAAGCGGGCGATATTACCTGGCAATATGAAGCATACTGGGTACTTATTTGGGCGTTGGGGATTGTTGATACACTCGATTTTCCTGAAGATATTTGCAATTGCCAATATGCAATTCAAGTTGTTTCAAGCTGTGAGTCGTTCGAGCAATTTTATGGTACAACGGCAATGCGGAACAAGGAAGAGATTGTGGATGAAGCGGACAAAATCTATAGATTGCACTGGGCTTGTGTAAATAGTCGAATACAAGGACAAGAAGCTCCAGCAAATATAGATGAAAGAATTGTCACGGAAAGACGCAGGGGATTGTTCTGGATGTTAGGACATCGGGATGAAGAATGGGATTATATTTCAATGGATACGTGA
- a CDS encoding transposase: MPHDVVKQISLFGIQELYEMESSLRFDAIFATFDVQPIFQLFSKKSLRGAPRECNYGAMIQSLIIRIVERIPTIKDLIKRLVNDPLFHLNCGFLFSDAVPSEASYSRMIRVISESYVMDYMQDELIQTAFTEGFLDDEHLGFDATHFESRDASKPSEKKEVMPPKKLGRKSKEEHAAWLAEQVEIEAKQKTYEKKLEAQLTIPLNTLWQDIPIKPNWGIKKNSEGKNTFWYGFKGHLVVSTKSQYIVARLMSSGNLSDSKAAIPLLKKVAQLVPNHFTTAIFDAGYDYEPIYRQALDQTMRVIIPYNVRREGEVIGFDQHFRPTCVREHSYCYDSFDEKYRTLKFTRPKECETCPLRKDTLCQKVYKIKCETDIRKYTYPARGSEYWKNLYKERTAVERVNAYLKQFFQLKNVRHRTGRKAKLHFNLVTFVYNACKLAIDRINAQLQEQQEAA; encoded by the coding sequence ATGCCTCATGATGTTGTAAAACAAATTAGCCTTTTTGGCATCCAAGAATTATACGAAATGGAAAGTTCGCTCCGATTTGATGCGATTTTCGCCACTTTCGACGTACAACCAATCTTTCAACTCTTTTCGAAAAAGTCGTTGCGTGGGGCTCCACGTGAATGTAACTACGGTGCCATGATTCAATCCCTCATTATTCGCATTGTAGAACGTATTCCTACAATAAAGGATTTAATTAAACGTTTAGTCAATGATCCTTTATTCCATTTGAATTGCGGTTTTCTATTCTCAGATGCCGTTCCATCTGAGGCATCTTATTCACGTATGATTCGCGTGATTAGTGAATCATATGTGATGGATTACATGCAGGATGAACTCATTCAAACAGCCTTTACTGAAGGTTTTCTTGATGATGAGCACCTAGGTTTTGACGCAACACATTTTGAATCTCGTGATGCCTCTAAGCCTTCTGAAAAAAAGGAAGTCATGCCACCCAAAAAGCTTGGACGTAAATCAAAAGAAGAACACGCTGCCTGGCTCGCCGAACAAGTAGAAATCGAAGCGAAACAAAAGACTTATGAAAAGAAGCTAGAGGCGCAATTAACCATCCCACTCAATACGCTTTGGCAAGACATTCCCATAAAGCCAAACTGGGGCATCAAGAAAAATAGTGAGGGTAAAAACACGTTCTGGTATGGATTTAAGGGTCATCTAGTTGTGTCCACAAAAAGCCAATATATCGTAGCTCGCCTGATGTCTTCAGGCAACTTAAGTGATAGTAAAGCGGCGATTCCGTTACTCAAAAAGGTAGCGCAATTAGTACCGAACCATTTTACAACCGCGATTTTTGATGCAGGTTATGATTACGAACCTATTTATCGCCAAGCACTTGATCAAACCATGCGTGTCATCATTCCTTATAATGTCCGTCGAGAAGGCGAAGTGATCGGTTTTGACCAGCATTTCCGACCAACATGTGTGCGTGAACATAGCTACTGTTACGATAGCTTTGACGAAAAATATCGTACACTCAAATTCACACGTCCAAAGGAATGTGAAACATGTCCATTAAGAAAAGATACGCTCTGTCAAAAGGTATACAAAATCAAGTGCGAAACGGATATTCGCAAGTACACGTATCCAGCAAGAGGTTCAGAATACTGGAAAAATCTCTATAAAGAACGCACTGCCGTTGAAAGAGTAAATGCCTATTTAAAGCAATTCTTTCAATTAAAAAATGTCCGTCACAGAACAGGTAGAAAAGCAAAGTTACATTTCAACCTGGTGACGTTTGTTTATAATGCCTGCAAATTAGCAATCGATCGCATTAATGCACAATTACAAGAGCAACAGGAAGCTGCATAA
- a CDS encoding ABC transporter ATP-binding protein, giving the protein MKIVFQFVKRYKISAVFALIFMLLELAFELVQPLFMAILINEGLLQNNLHNVVFWGGWLFVLTILSFISGVSNSFFSSHVAQSFAYDLRKALYSKIQSFTMATYLTFPTSGLITRLTSDSNQVTSIVFMLLRIAMRAPLMAIGSLVLAFYVNAQMALILCVSTPFLVIFLVWMISRGIKLFARVQSRLDAVNKQLQEGLQAVRLIKAYMRGQYEESRFQAVAENLKFDTMKATRLMEIALPILQFVLNVSLLIVIWVGAQLIDTNSILVGDLVAVVNYAFRMTAAFSIFSFIIIAYARAKASAERIESILNLEEGTEEVTENTLPMLPQVAIRFEHVSFAYPSATENTLQDLKFSVAAGEKVAIMGATGSGKSTILQLIEKFYETTEGEIYINEHNIKDIPLQQLRSSIAYVPQQSLLFSGTILENLRWGQRDATEKQLKEATKKAQIHEAIERFELGYETVIGQRGVNLSGGQKQRFAISRALLKEAPLLILDDSTSALDVATEKRLWEALDTEQMTMLVVTQKIQTAQTADRILLLHEGQINAFGSHDELLATNSLYKQIVASQQEVLAE; this is encoded by the coding sequence ATGAAAATAGTTTTCCAATTTGTAAAGCGATATAAAATTTCAGCCGTTTTTGCACTTATTTTTATGTTGTTAGAGCTCGCTTTTGAACTCGTCCAGCCATTATTCATGGCCATACTGATTAATGAAGGATTGCTTCAAAATAACTTACATAATGTGGTCTTTTGGGGTGGCTGGTTGTTCGTCCTGACGATACTATCGTTTATAAGTGGGGTGTCCAATTCCTTCTTCTCCTCTCACGTCGCACAAAGCTTTGCCTATGATTTACGGAAAGCACTTTATTCAAAAATTCAATCCTTCACGATGGCGACGTATTTAACGTTTCCAACGTCCGGTTTGATTACACGCTTAACGAGCGATTCGAATCAGGTTACATCGATCGTATTCATGCTATTGCGCATTGCAATGAGAGCTCCGTTAATGGCAATTGGATCGCTTGTATTGGCCTTTTACGTCAACGCACAGATGGCGCTTATTCTTTGTGTCAGTACGCCGTTTTTAGTTATTTTTCTCGTTTGGATGATTTCACGAGGCATCAAACTTTTTGCACGCGTTCAGTCTCGCTTAGATGCGGTGAATAAACAATTACAGGAAGGCTTACAGGCTGTACGTTTAATTAAGGCGTATATGCGAGGACAGTATGAGGAAAGCCGTTTTCAAGCGGTCGCTGAAAATTTAAAGTTCGATACGATGAAGGCAACCCGCTTAATGGAAATCGCCCTCCCGATTTTACAATTCGTCTTGAATGTCAGCCTACTTATTGTCATTTGGGTTGGTGCACAGCTCATTGATACGAACAGCATTCTTGTTGGGGATTTAGTAGCTGTTGTTAACTATGCATTCCGCATGACTGCTGCGTTTTCAATTTTCTCATTCATCATCATCGCTTACGCACGTGCAAAAGCATCTGCTGAGCGCATTGAGTCGATTTTAAACTTGGAGGAAGGTACGGAGGAAGTAACGGAAAATACACTGCCAATGTTACCGCAAGTTGCGATTCGTTTCGAGCATGTATCTTTTGCCTATCCTTCTGCTACAGAGAACACATTGCAAGACTTAAAATTCTCCGTTGCAGCCGGTGAAAAAGTGGCCATTATGGGGGCAACAGGGTCGGGAAAATCAACTATTTTGCAGCTAATTGAAAAATTTTATGAAACTACTGAGGGTGAAATTTATATTAATGAGCACAACATAAAGGACATTCCATTGCAGCAATTACGCAGTTCCATTGCCTATGTACCGCAGCAATCCCTACTCTTTTCAGGAACAATTTTAGAAAATTTACGTTGGGGACAACGCGACGCAACGGAAAAACAGCTCAAAGAAGCGACGAAAAAAGCACAAATTCATGAAGCTATCGAACGTTTTGAGCTCGGCTACGAAACGGTCATTGGACAAAGAGGTGTGAATTTATCAGGTGGGCAAAAGCAGCGTTTTGCCATTTCTCGGGCACTGTTAAAAGAAGCACCATTACTCATTTTAGATGATAGTACCTCCGCGCTAGATGTCGCCACGGAAAAACGACTTTGGGAAGCACTGGATACGGAGCAAATGACGATGCTCGTAGTTACGCAAAAAATTCAAACTGCACAAACAGCAGATCGCATTTTATTACTTCACGAAGGACAAATTAATGCTTTCGGGTCACATGATGAATTGCTTGCTACGAACAGCTTGTACAAGCAAATTGTCGCGTCCCAACAGGAGGTGCTCGCCGAATGA